In Pyrus communis chromosome 1, drPyrComm1.1, whole genome shotgun sequence, the following are encoded in one genomic region:
- the LOC137707732 gene encoding uncharacterized protein, which yields MSEPHAPPPPPLYKQRSWSPDAYRDEAWHRRKKINGRSNLQRSKSVTDEDLDELKACIELGFGFDSPESDQRLANTFPALGLYYAVNKSYCDSVSNKSTRTPTSLFSPTPSECDSVPSPIGSPHTIFGPGDTPQTVKTRLRQWAQVVACTVRQSS from the exons ATGTCTGAACCCCACGCGCCGCCTCCTCCACCGCTCTACAAGCAGCGGTCGTGGTCCCCGGACGCATACCGCGACGAGGCATGGCACCGCCGCAAGAAAATCAACGGCAGATCGAACCTCCAGCGGAGCAAGAGCGTCACCGACGAAGATCTCGACGAGTTGAAAGCCTGCATCGAGCTAGGGTTCGGGTTTGACTCGCCCGAGTCCGATCAGCGACTCGCTAACACTTTTCCCGCGTTGGGACTCTACTACGCGGTTAACAAGAGTTACTGTGACTCGGTTTCTAATAAGTCTACTAGGACTCCAACGTCGCTGTTTTCGCCGACGCCGTCTGAGTGCGACTCGGTGCCCTCCCCCATCGGCAGCCCCCATACCATTTTCGGACCCG GAGATACGCCGCAGACGGTGAAGACGCGGCTGAGGCAGTGGGCACAGGTGGTTGCTTGCACGGTGAGGCAGAGTTCGTGA